A window of the Hordeum vulgare subsp. vulgare chromosome 5H, MorexV3_pseudomolecules_assembly, whole genome shotgun sequence genome harbors these coding sequences:
- the LOC123398096 gene encoding uncharacterized protein LOC123398096: protein MPKAIEISGASTLSTASILHRSSSRESEGTEKKGHTSTFPSLAAPPSSVAGGSRLHPPSAAPIGPCLAALYMICVAPIHRPDVVSLPGGAQSPTSADVVSLPGGAQPPTSADVVSLPGGAQPSLSPLQTSWAKGGPSHQLWSWAVGKMVPWSRLSKRSYGGTTSKAMEGTRAGDGSEGALQEMRTVVGLPTPPSVTFCGILSVRDRMLID, encoded by the coding sequence ATGCCGAAGGCCATCGAAATATCTGGAGCCTCCACACTATCCACCGCTTCGATCCTTCACAGGAGCTCAAGCAGAGAGAGCGAGGGGACAGAGAAAAAAGGGCACACATCCACCTTTCCATCCCTCGCTGCCCCGCCGTCGTCCGTCGCCGGCGGTAGCCGCCTCCACCCGCCATCCGCCGCCCCAATCGGGCCATGCCTCGCCGCTCTATATATGATATGCGTCGCCCCCATCCATCGCCCTGATGTCGTCTCTCTTCCCGGTGGCGCCCAGTCGCCGACCTCTGCTGATGTCGTTTCTCTTCCCGGTGGCGCCCAGCCGCCGACCTCTGCTGATGTCGTCTCTCTTCCCGGTGGCGCCCAGCcgtccctctctcctctccaaacaTCCTGGGCGAAAGGAGGCCCATCGCATCAGTTGTGGTCGTGGGCTGTGGGCAAGATGGTGCCATGGTCCAGGCTGTCGAAGAGGAGCTATGGAGGCACGACGTCAAAAGCCATGGAAGGAACCCGAGCTGGGGACGGCAGCGAAGGTGCGCTTCAGGAGATGCGGACCGTGGTGGGCCTGCCTACCCCTCCATCAGTCACTTTTTGCGGAATTTTGTCTGTGCGGGATCGAATGTTGATTGATTGA